Proteins encoded by one window of Arachis ipaensis cultivar K30076 chromosome B04, Araip1.1, whole genome shotgun sequence:
- the LOC107639427 gene encoding oxysterol-binding protein-related protein 3A has translation MAPKDPKHAAAASASGGGFFASLASSLTNFGTAMSKSVNGIMGYEGLEVVNPEGGTEDAAEEAEKGRWKQEDRDSYWKMMQKYIGSDITSMVTLPVIIFEPMTMLQRMAELMEYSYLLDLADETEDPYMRLVYASSFFISVYFAYTRTWKPFNPILGETYEMVNHGGLTFIAEQVSHHPPMSAGHAENDHFTYDVTSKLKTKFLGNSVDVYPIGRTRVTLKRDGAVLDLVPPPTKVSNLIFGRTWIDSPGEMILTNLTTGDKVVLYFQPCGWFGAGRYEVDGYVYNASDEPKILMTGKWNEAMSYQPCDSEGEPLPGTQMKEPWRVAETPKNDKFQYTHFAHKINSFDTAPKKLLASDSRLRPDRMALEKGDLSTAGNEKSSLEERQRAEKRNREAKDHKFVSRWFDLTEEVTPTPWGDLEVYQYNGKYTAHRAAIESSACNDEPDSSRTEFNPWQYDSLDAE, from the exons ATGGCTCCAAAGGATCCCAAGCATGCTGCTGCTGCTAGTGCCAGTGGGGGTGGCTTCTTTGCTTCACTTGCTTCCAGTTTGACCAATTTTGGAACTGCCATGTCAAAATCCGTGAATGG TATAATGGGCTATGAGGGGCTGGAGGTTGTTAATCCAGAAGGAGGAACCGAAGATGCAGCAGAGGAAGCGGAGAAGGGACGATGGAAGCAAGAG GATCGGGATAGTTACTGGAAAATGATGCAGAAGTATATAGGCTCTGATATCACATCAATGGTGACACTTCCAGTTATCATTTTTGAGCCAATGACAATGCTACAGAGAATGGCAGAG CTGATGGAATACTCTTACCTTTTAGATTTGGCAGATGAGACTGAGGATCCATACATGAGACTTGTATATGCTT CATCATTCTTCATATCTGTCTATTTTGCTTACACACGAACATGGAAACCTTTCAATCCAATTCTTGGCGAGACTTATGAAATGGTTAACCATGGTGGCCTAACATTTATAGCAGAACAG GTCAGCCATCACCCTCCGATGAGTGCTGGGCATGCTGAAAATGACCACTTCACTTATGATGTGACGTCGAAATTGAAAACCAAATTTCTTGGCAACTCAGTTGATGTATATCCTATTGGAAG AACACGAGTTACCCTCAAAAGAGATGGTGCGGTCCTTGATTTGGTGCCACCTCCAACAAAAGTTAGCAATTTGATTTTTGGACGAACTTGGATTGACTCACCAGGGGAGATGATCCTTACAAATCTGACTACTGGCGATAAAGTCGTGCTGTATTTTCAACCATGCGGCTGGTTTGG AGCTGGTCGGTATGAGGTGGACGGATACGTATATAATGCTTCCGATGAGCCAAAGATACTGATGACAGGAAAATGGAATGAGGCTATGAGTTATCAGCCTTGTGACTCAGAGGGAGAGCCACTTCCGGGCACTCAGATGAAAGAG CCATGGAGAGTTGCCGAAACTCCGAAAAACGACAAATTCCAGTACACACATTTTGCACATAAGATCAACAGCTTTGACACCGCTCCCAAGAAGTTATTGGCATCCGACTCTCGTCTCCGACCCGACAGAATGGCCCTTGAGAAGGGTGACCTTTCCACAGCTGGCAATGAGAAAAGCAG TTTGGAGGAGAGGCAGAGAGCAGAGAAGCGAAACCGCGAGGCCAAGGACCACAAGTTCGTTTCCAGATGGTTTGATTTGACAGAGGAAGTAACTCCTACACCATGGGGTGACTTGGAAGTTTATCAATACAACGGTAAATACACTGCACATCGCGCCGCGATCGAAAGCTCTGCCTGCAACGACGAACCTGACAGCAGCAGAACAGAGTTCAACCCTTGGCAATATGATAGTTTGGATGCTGAATAA